The Oncorhynchus masou masou isolate Uvic2021 chromosome 13, UVic_Omas_1.1, whole genome shotgun sequence genomic interval aaggggtctgaatactttgcgaaggcactgtagataacatacaatatattacacacacatatagataaTATACaatctattacacacacacagatttaccGTTTATTGACATCTACATTTGTCGTGTGGTCCCGTGTAGCTCAGCTGCTAAAATAGTGGCGCTAGCAATGCCAGTATAATGGGTTTGATTCCTGCTGAGGTCACACATACTACAATGTTTGTACTCAATGGATTTGTAAGTCACTTTGtttaaaagtgtctgctaaatggcatatccATATCTGTCTAAGTCTGTGGTCTTGTGGTTAGTGTCCACCCTGAGATTGGTAGGGAAACAATACTGTTGGATAGAATACGCTTCGGTCTCATGACAGAATGGAGTAGAAGGCTTGAGAATCTAGACTAGGGGAGATTCCAGGAATCCCATTGATAAAACGTTCCTATTGAGTTATTGTCTCAACATGCCTTCGATGACCTTCACTCTCTCAATCAGCTGATCTTTGATCATCTGACAGTCCCCAGTGAGTAGGAATCAATGGTTTTCTTCGTAAACTGATCAGAGTGCAGTGTGAGAGAACTGATAGATAAGGTACAATGGGTTGTACCTAGAACCTAGCCAACACAATCTGTTTACAACATGTTCTACGATGTGTATGTGTTATGTCTCAACACAAGTCTTGTGTGGTTGAGTTACTTCCCTGTGAGATTAACACCTGATAACGGTTGAGATGCAATCAGAAGCTCCAACATTCTGAATGAAAGGCTGAAATAGTGGAAGATGTGTGGAAATGATTTCTCTTGCTTGCTCTGTCACTTTGTCTCACCTTCTCTTTGTTTGTGACCACAGCTGATCACAAATCCGATTCTCCATCTACCCTTCCATTCCATTCTTTGCCGGTCACTCTTCCAACAGCCTCTCTGTCACCAAGGTCCCATTGACAGTGTGACtgtgttgcatcccaaatggaaccctattctaaAAGTAGTACTCTATGTAGGGAATGGTGTGCCATTTAGAGTGATTAGTGATATATTGTATTGAGTATGACTGACCTATGACCCCTTAGGTAAGAGTAATGATCAAAGAGCAGTGTCACACAGCAAATATGCtgaacacacacagggacacagaggGGTTTTCTACAAAGCAGAATcaatgttagccagctaactttgataaGCAACCAGGAATAATGATTGATTTTGTGGTCCATCTAAAAAGCTAAACTTAGATGTGTTTTCGTCATTTAAATTAATTAGACCATGCCTATTTTAAGCTTCTTTCTACTAAATATTTATGCAAGTTAGCTGGTGAACACGTTGATCCTGTTTAGTGTCTTCTGAGGGGTATACTAAGTCTCTATACCCTGACATGACAAACTGTGACACCTGAAACGTCCTCATCACCTCAGGCAGTGACATCTGTGGGGTCTGtcattttggagaaaaaaaaaagttgcatgaaggaagccccagtgttgaggatgttGCTTCGGAAGCTTTCTGTATTGTATCATTGAGGTCTAAAGTCAAATCTGTAGTATGGGACCCCTAACCACACAAAATACATCAAAACAGCACTGGCATGTCTGTGGGATTCTATCGTGCAGGACATTCCCTAATTTGGCTTTGAGAACCTGCGACTGTCACTTCCTGAAGAGGCCAACTTCCAAGTCAGTGTATTCTATAATGTTCAATTACTCCAATGCATTGTATTATGCATATTTACAATGAGCCTGCTAAACATCCAATAAGAACCAAGAGTTACAGCGGGCCCATGTTTACATTATTTTAATATTCATAGGTCAAAGAATGAGGTTCAAAGCATGATTTCTAAATTGTCAATCATAATACCATCACCAGTGTAACTGATGAGCAGTGAGAAATCTGCCTCATTTAACTCTGGCTTTGAGACAGTTCTGGGTGTCAAGTTCAGACGCTTCAATAAAAAAGCGGCACCAGTATAAGAACTTTGGCGAAGCTAAAGAATGGGATTTAAAATGTTGGTTATCCCAAATGGAGCAAGCTGCATGTATTTTGAATACAACAGCTCCACTGTAGACTCCAGTGTGTATGGGTCATGTCAGAGTAAGCCAACAGTCTATCCACAAATCACCTCTAAGCCATACTTTCATGTCTTCTGTAATATTGCTTTTCAGACTTGTATCTCCAATGGGAACACCAACAGTAAACACATGATCACAATTTTCAAAATCAGCTTCCCTAGTATCAATGACTGACTGCCGTCAACTACTGGGTATAATTTCACCGTGCACATGTTGAGTCAGTAGGTCAAACAATGAATCTGGCAGAGTCTATGGTTACAATTGGTTGAAGTCAGGGTGCAAAAGTTACAACCAGTGTCAGCGCTATGTAACAAACCTCAGCACAGGCAGAGGGGGTGGTAAAATGAAGCATATAAACCTTTATTGAACAGCTTTTTGAAAAAATATTTACAAAGTGAATATACAGCAAAAGACATACTGTTCAAGGGATTCAAGTATGCAACATGGGGAGATGAAAAAAAGAAACTAGCTGAATGTGAGGGAGAAGATGTCAAACTACATGGATTATACAAGATGTACAATTCCAACAGTAACTACATATCAGTTGAGGAACCAGTCCCTACCAGTACTGGATGAGGAATAGGTTCATTAAAAAGCGACAAATCACCCATCCATCCATTTCTCCTCACCGGTCTTATTCCCAGTAAATATCATCCTATCACTAAAAACGTGTACAAAAGCACAGACTTTCACCTGACTGCTCTGCACTAATACTATGGCTAAACATGCTGTATATGACAACAAAAAAAGTGGAGACATGAACAGTCCTGAGAGGCAGGAACAGGGACGGGGTCGAAGGTCTGGGGGGGGCCACAAGGGACGTCAGTTGGTTCAGGAAGGGGTGCTATTGGGCCTCGTCCTCGGGACAGGAGTGCCAGGTCAGCCTCTCCTCGTAGAAGGAGATGACCACCTGAGGGCAGCGGGTGTTGGCCTCGCGGGCCGGGACCAGGTCCGCCTCATCGGAGTCTTTCCTGTAGAGTGGCGGGACAGTGGTTGGTGGTTATTAGTAGCTATTGAATAGAATAATAAGACTCAACTATTTAGCAAGTAGCACTGTTCAGGATAATAAAGTTCAGGTGCACATCTAGAAAACTAAAATGTGATGGTTACAAAGGCACACGTACAGTAATTTTAGGAGGTGAACAACATACCAGGGGAGATAAATTATGAGGAATGGCTCTTGGGCTGTGCAACCCTGAAAAGGGGTGATATGAGAGCAACAGCACAGGTGACAAGTTAATTTCACAATTTGAGACTCACCACTTCATCAAGAACATAagttctccactgctgtctgtaGCACCAATTATCCTCTCTGGATCCAGGCTCCTGGCAAAGCCCCGTGGCTTGTCACTCTGAAACACAAGGTACAGTCAACACAGCTCCCATGCAACCAGTCTGGAAACCACAACAAACTGATCAAATAACTATTGCACTTGCATACAAGCCTATACACAAAAAAGGACTACAAAAACAAAATCCTACAACACTGATTTGAAACAAAAATCCCGGTTAATTCGTACACTCAccacatccttcttcttcttggctttgtttccctctgtctctggcTCATCTGTTGAAGACTTCCTCTTGTTGGAGTCAGGATTCTCCACCACGGTCTTCTGTGCTTCCAAGAAAGCTGAGATCAGCTCTGGACAATCCAGGTTATCCTCTGGCTCCCAAGTGTTATCCGCTCTGAAAGGAAAGATACAGAAGTCAGTGGCTATTTCTTCTCCTGCGTATTTCAAAAGACTATCAGCATACTGTTGAGTAAATCATGGCTCTAGAAATGCAGCAAATTAAGACATTTCACAATAGGTATATCTGTAACTAAAATGTCAGTCTTTGAAATTCAATTCAAATGCAGATTTCAACTAGCTTGGTTCTCCAGGATAAGTGTGCACTCACTCTGTAAATCCCTTCCACTTGAGGAAGAATTCCACCTTCCCGTTGACAATGCGTTGGTCCATAACCTTCTCCACAACATACTCCTCTGGTGGCTCCGCCTCCAATACTTCCTTCTTCCCTTTGCCATTCTGCTTTTTACCCATGTTAGGCTGCGAAACAAGAGGGGAGGAGGTTTTCATCTTTTTAAAGAGACGAATTTGGGTTTTAATAACATGACAATGCTTACACAGACTAGCAATACAATAATAATATCAGATTGTTTTTCAAGTGATACTTTGATACCCAACGTGCCATTCCCTTATAGGGGTTGACATCCtcctgaggaggatgagctggtcAATCAGCAGTCTACTTGCATACATATTTTTTGGCCCACTATACAACCACACCATAGAGATCAcaagcttgtagtcctaaaaaccAGCAGTAAGTTAGCATTTTCCACCCCTGGTTCATTGGTCATTCCTATGGGGGGAAATGGATGAGTTTTTGGTCTATACCCacaaaatatgttttttatttaaccaggcatgtcagttaagaacaaattcttacttacaatgacagcctacatgTAGACTGAGCCGTCGGAAAAAAAGACGTGAAAATGTGTACAGTCTTAAAATCATTTCAGCCCCCATATGGGGCAGATCCAGCGCCCACTATAGGCTGCCTAGGCTGTATGGAGTTGTGCGTTTTGCTCTTCATCAATCATGCCTATCCTCACACAGACAATGctaacaaaataacttttttagCTAAATAAAACAGGAGCATAGGTTGTAATTTTAATTTCTgtaacaacgctgggccaattgtgcgtcgccctatgggactcccgatcacagctggttgtgatacagcccgggatcgaacccaggtctgtagtgacacctatcGAAATAGAACTACAACACTAGTTGCAAAATTTCTCATGGCACTACATCTAGTCCACGCATCTAGTGAGCGAAAACGCAAGGATGGTATATTGTTTTGCTCCAGGCTGCAAACAACTCTTCCGTGGGAAGGTGCTTGTTTTACTGGTTACCAAAGAATGTCTAGGAAACTTTGGGTCCGTCTTACAATGTAAGCTAAGCCTGTTAGGTAGAAGCCAAAAGGTTTACACCCCAAGGTGGTTTTATTTTCCATATCAGGTAATATGATATGTATAGTGTTAACCATCCTTCTGTAATTAtccttaactagctagctatgatGAACATGTTTCTTTGCTGATAGGTGTTTGTTGCCAAGCAACAGATCATGCTCACATGCTAAAAGTGGAGGGGAATCGCTTATGGAAATAGACTAGGCAGATCTAGCGCCCTCTATAGTCTAGGATTGATGTGCATTCTCGGTAATACACTCGCATCCCCGGTGAACCGGCTCGTTCATAAAGAACCATCCATTCAAGCTGCAAGGCATTATTTCCCTCCTTAACAATTTAAAGGCGAGCCGTCGGAAAAAAGACGTGAATGTGTACCGTCTTAATAAAATCATTTCAGCCCCCATATAGGGCAGATCCAGCGCCCACTATAGGCTGCCTAGGCTGTACGGAACTCGTGCGTTTTGCTCTTCATCAATCATGCCTATCCTCACACAGACAATGctaacaaaataacttttttagCTAAATAAAAACGGGCGCATAGGTTGTAATTTTATTTTCTCTAACTTTACTGTTAGCTATATTGGCTTCTAGCCAACGTTAGATTCTGTAGATGTAACTAAACGTTTAAATGACAGATTTCGCTAGGCCCCCTCGTTTCCCCCCATCTAGAACCTATTTTTTCCAGGCCTAGGGGCTGGTCCAATGCTTGCATTGATTGTACATACAAGCGAAGTAGTTCCTCAAAACTAACTACTCAATTGAACACAACTAAACTGTGTGTTACCGTTAGTTAACTATacattgtgtgtttttgtttgctaGCAAACTAGAATTTGCCATCTTAGTTAACAAACTTCCACGGCTTAGCTAGCTACCAGATATTAAGGTTGGCACAATGGCCGGTCAAATTGTGATTGCAAGGCCCAAAAGCTGCAAATTGAGTATCCCATTAGCACTTGTTATTTGATTAGGCAGTGAGAATCAGATATTCCTTTGATTAAAGGGCAGCTAGCTGACTATCAAGCGAAGTCATAGTTAAGCGtgctagttaactagctagcgCAATGATATCCCTTTGTCAGCGTAGCTTTGGTAACATTAGCTAGTAAAGCTCTAACGTTAGTAACTAAATTGGCTACAGTGGCTAGACACAAATATGCATAACATCAATTATCAGTCTACACTACACCTTGCATAATAATTCGAAGTTGGATCTTGAGGGACTCACCTTGCAAATCAATAAAAAGCTGATGTAGAATGAACGACGGAAAGCGAGCAAGCAACTTCGTTCTCTTCTCACCCGCGTGTGGTGCAGAATGTTGCTGCTGCGCGAGCGCCAAAAAAAACCTCTGCCTTTTTCTACGGGTGCCGCTAGGGTAACTGTTAACTTAACTTCGTACTCTGGATGTTTCCAAAGAAATCGTTGAATCCAGTCCCAAACAAGGGACTTTAAATACACATTCTGTAAGATTTCCAGTAATGAGAATTAATGGCATAGGTTTAGCTACCCCACTTAGCCTTTGAAGAATATATACGAAGTGGTGAAATGATCAGAATTCAGAATAAACTTTATTCGCCAAGTAGGCTACATTTGCACATACTCCGAATTTTACTTTGTGGtaatatggtgctgctagtgatagacaacatttaGATACAGAAGACAGACAAAGGAGTTTGCATACATTATGCAAAAATGAGTAGAGTGAGCATAGAACTATAATAGAATGAGCAGTTGATATACAAATATAGAGTTGATATAGGGTGCATTATGAAAAAGTGGGCCATTATATCAACTGGGGACAGTTTAATCCTGAAGCGTTTATTTCATTGTCTGACAAGTACATATCGAAACTATTGTTACTGATGCCGAATTCAaatacaactgggaactcggaaatacgaggtcaaatcatgacctCGGTGATCTTCAGGTCTGATAATCAAAGCTCAAAAAAAAATTCCGCGTTGAAATttcgagttggatgactgttcaaatcGATTTTTTCCCAATTTGGAGCTCGTCCCCCCCCCCACGAGTACCCAGTTGTTTTAAACGCAGCATAAGCCCTTGCAGAGAAACCACATGATCAAAATAATTTAATTGGTGAGACATCATAGAGGGGGGAAGAGCAAGCTTCAAACAGGGAGCTCACACCGCCAGGCACTGTGCAAAATTGTGATGTAAATGTGTGCTTCTATGTACTGGTTcatcaaaataaataaacaagttgCCAATAATTACGTTACAATTTTGTAATTCAGTCAGTTGTCCCGCTTTACCAACCATAGCTAGCTAAAGtaggacagcatggagtagctaaagtgggACAATCTTATAGGCTTTTCCAATGGAGGAAAGATATCCAGTTTACATTAGGGACCCCTATACTTAGGTTAGGCAGGGCTCTGGTTCTTGTAATGCTGTTATTTTGCTAATTTTTGGCACCAAGTCGAACTACAGCAGGTTGAATTCAGGAAAAGTGGGAAACTTTTTGCATTTCCGTCTTCTGTAACCACTTATGTAAAGTTTGTCGGtcctgttgttttttttaatataaaGAGCACCTATCAACGCATGTGAAGCTTGGTTATGTACAATATGCTGTAAGAGCTTTCGTCTCCAAACCACTGCAGTGTAAACATTTTTAGGGATTTTGCCATGTTTCAAgtgtgtgcagacagacagagtatacTGAAGAACGGTGTGTAGTAAAAGGATGACGGTGTTGCAATTGTGGTGGGGATCATAATCCCGAATTCCTGGAGTGCCCTGTAAGGATGAAGGGGATGGAGGTGTCAAAAGTTAGAGGCCAATCGATACTCCTAtgcagaggtaattaaaatagtTGAGaaacagtggaggctcctcagtggaggaaggggaggaccatcctaccCAGtgaattataaaaaataaaatggtgaaaattacatttttttgtagCCTTTTAGATAAAGCTATGCTAAATATATTaacatcaccaaataattgaatGAAACACAATGTTTCGAAATG includes:
- the LOC135551887 gene encoding chromobox protein homolog 3-like isoform X1, whose amino-acid sequence is MKTSSPLVSQPNMGKKQNGKGKKEVLEAEPPEEYVVEKVMDQRIVNGKVEFFLKWKGFTEADNTWEPEDNLDCPELISAFLEAQKTVVENPDSNKRKSSTDEPETEGNKAKKKKDVSDKPRGFARSLDPERIIGATDSSGELMFLMKWKDSDEADLVPAREANTRCPQVVISFYEERLTWHSCPEDEAQ
- the LOC135551887 gene encoding chromobox protein homolog 3-like isoform X2, which translates into the protein MGKKQNGKGKKEVLEAEPPEEYVVEKVMDQRIVNGKVEFFLKWKGFTEADNTWEPEDNLDCPELISAFLEAQKTVVENPDSNKRKSSTDEPETEGNKAKKKKDVSDKPRGFARSLDPERIIGATDSSGELMFLMKWKDSDEADLVPAREANTRCPQVVISFYEERLTWHSCPEDEAQ